Proteins encoded within one genomic window of Camarhynchus parvulus chromosome 14, STF_HiC, whole genome shotgun sequence:
- the CFAP70 gene encoding cilia- and flagella-associated protein 70 isoform X3 produces the protein MSQPIPVQITVVSAQDLKTLKSSLLYTLVRVEYNGAVLGDSSKTHVLPDGTAEYDFSTSFEYSPDGPNSLDVLVQKPVLLTLLEVTSKDKKKPEKITPLAQAVVDLLPLLQGVHSLKVLAPLYAVPASPSAKLCPEATAGLEVIVSTKELLLSATQFSSGNLLSITVEAAYSVPEAFTADAQQNYMVCLQMPAAGEKELPLLFKNGILKADGEKEPFPRPKNWPVGPILAPDALNIPDSFIVGGPYEDEDGDLNRSEDKEFRTQAESSRRVVWDMETRCFLDADAVAVLQMCIAERRHWPVELCRMSSGGKGKTSKPDKKDEDKPIAFHGVAYVNMMHLLCPGVTQIRGAFRVFNYEDSEVFEKTRVQYSIFRDRRSQLSLGKGSLGTPPSSKAAPNKSQKEDSNAMVVEDYHKRVTNVAVAILREYHELFGKQLLDQGVMDHETMEEQKRQLNYELNTSGKYFAFKEQLKYSVVKIVREKYLKTTAFETKEQLQAFLSELYVYLVDHMHMALNKLLSGEDVSPAPPPNTTRNQLLLFAREAEANKDLKLASLFYNQRIARDQRSIQAWLDYGAFCLQYEDATKAQECFQQAVCLDPQHVQSLLLCGIVCVKLQTYEEAEIFFEDACCLEPSSIIAWTLTGLFYELQNSYIQAERSFREAKKLLRAELEEERRILEAAEAEGKKPSSPSTQPEKIPDGSADKAPEVVEGGTPKEEATAVQEAPEAREPQPPPCTIFMKSVEFLMKFNAVRFVHKALAHELLSLQGGPTCAYYLALGWTYQLREDLPRWEECLREAVRIEPLNPNVWAQKGHLCYLQKDFEKAKDCYERVISFEEDAADMHFVYLRLGSIYLGEKEYARAKHIYLLACDNSASCLTWLGVGIACYRLEEMLEAEDALSEANALNNTNAEVWGYLALICLQGGRQLEAEQCYKYTVKLGLQNDALLQEIREAQHRFGFGDPSL, from the exons aaaactCTCAAAAGCAGCTTGCTTTATACGTTGGTGCGTGTGGAGTACAACGGAGCAGTCCTGGGAGACTCCTCCAAGACTCATGTGCTGCCAGATGGGACAGCAGAGTACGACTTCAGCACCAGCTTTGAGTACAGCCCCGATGGGCCCAACTCCTTGGACGTCCTTGTGCAGAAACCAGTGCTCT TGACACTGCTAGAAGTGACAtcaaaggacaagaaaaaaccagagaaaatcaCTCCTCTTGCCCAAGCTGTGGTGGACCTTCTACCTCTGCTGCAAG GAGTGCATTCACTGAAGGTCTTAGCTCCTTTGTATGCAGTGCCTGCCTCCCCATCAGCGAAGCTTTGCCCTGAGGCCACG GCTGGCCTTGAAGTGATAGTGAGCACCAAAGAGCTCCTGCTGTCTGCCACCCAGTTCTCAAGTGGGAACCTCCTGAGCATCACTGTGGAGGCAGCTTATTCTGTCCCTGAAGCCTTTACTGCTGATGCCCAGCAAAACTACATGGTTTGCTTGCAAATGCCAGCAGCTGGTGAG AAAGAATTGCCATTGCTCTTCAAGAATGGCATCCTGAAGGCTGATGGTGAAAAAGAACCATTTCCCCGGCCCAAAAACTGGCCCGTTGGCCCCATCCTGGCCCCTGATGCTCTGAACATACCTGACTCCTTCATTGTTGGTGGGCCCtatgaggatgaggatggagacCTCAACAGAAGTGAG GACAAGGAATTCAGGACACAGGCCGAGAGCTCGAGGAGGGTCGTGTGGGACATGGAAACGCGCTGTTTCCTGGATGCTGATGCCGTGGCCGT CCTGCAGATGTGCATTGCCGAGCGCCGCCACTGGCCCgtggagctctgcaggatgTCCTCAGGTGGCAAGGGGAAAACCAGCAAACCTGACAAG AAAGATGAGGACAAGCCGATTGCCTTCCATGGTGTGGCATATGTCAACATGATGCatttgctgtgccctggggtgACGCAGATCCGAGGGGCCTTCCGTGTCTTCAACTACGAGGACAGCGAGGTGTTTGAGAAG ACCAGAGTTCAGTACAGTATTTTCCGGGATCGCAGGTCACAGCTCAGTCTGGGCAAGGGAAGCCTGGGGACCCCTCCttccagcaaagctgctcccaATAAGTCTCAGAAGGAAGATTCCAATGCCATG GTGGTGGAAGATTATCACAAACGTGTCACCAATGTTGCTGTTGCCATCCTGAGGGAGTACCATGAGCtttttgggaagcagctgcttgACCAGGGAGTGATGGACCACGAAACCATGGAGGAACAGAAACGTCAGCTCAACTACGAGCTCAACACCTctgggaaatattttgcttttaaggaACAGCTTAAG TATTCTGTGGTGAAGATTGTGAGGGAGAAATACCTGAAGACCACAGCGTTTGAGaccaaggagcagctgcaggcgTTCCTCAGTGAGCTCTATGTGTACCTCGTGGACCACATGCACATGGCCCTGAACAAg CTCCTGTCTGGGGAAGATGTTTCTCCTGCCCCTCCACCCAACACGACCAGGAATCAGCTCTTGCTCTTTGCTCGTGAAGCTGAAGCCAACAAGGACCTCAAACTGGCCTCTCTGTTCTACAATCAG AGAATAGCTCGGGACCAGCGCAGCATCCAGGCCTGGCTGGACTATGGAGCCTTCTGCCTCCAGTATGAGGATGCCACCAAAGCCCAGGAATGCTTCCAGCAGGCCGTTTGTCTGGACCCCCAGCACGTCCAAAg cctgctgctctgtggcatTGTGTGTGTCAAGCTGCAAACCTATGAAGAGGCAGAGATTTTCTTTGAGGATGCCTGCTGCTTGGAGCCATCCAGCATCATAGCCTGGACCCTCACAG GTTTGTTTTATGAGCTGCAGAATAGTTACATTCAGGCAGAAAGGAGCTTCCGTGAGGCCAAGAAGCTCCTGCGAGCTGAGCttgaggaggagaggagaatccttgaggctgctgaggcagaagggaaaaagcccagttctcccagcacacagccag AGAAGATTCCAGATGGCTCAGCTGACAAAGCACCAGAGGTCGTGGAAGGTGGGACACCCAAGGAAGAGGCTACAGCAGTGCAGGAAGCCCCAGaag CTCGAGAACCTCAGCCACCTCCCTGCACAATCTTCATGAAGTCAGTGGAATTCCTGATGAAATTCAATGCTGTCCGG TTTGTTCACAAGGCACTGGCCCACGAGCTGCTGAGCCTTCAGGGAGGCCCCACCTGTGCCTACTACCTGGCCCTGGGCTGGACCTACCAGCTGCGGGAGGACCTGCCCAGATGGGAGGAGTGTCTGCGCGAGGCCGTGCGCATCGAGCCCTTG AATCCAAATGTCTGGGCTCAGAAAGGGCACCTGTGCTACCTGCAGAAGGACTTTGAGAAAGCAAAGGATTGCTACGAGCGAGTGATCAGCTTTGAGGAGGATGCTGCTGATATGCACTTTGTGTACCTGCGCCTGGGCTCCATCTACCTGGGCGAGAAAGAg TATGCCCGGGCCAAGCACATCTACCTGCTCGCCTGTGACAactctgcctcctgcctcaCCTGGCTGGGCGTGGGCATCGCTTGCTACAGG CTGGAAGAGATGCTGGAAGCAGAAGATGCTCTCTCTGAAGCCAATGCCCTAAATAACACCAACGCTGAAGTGTGGGGGTATCTCGCCCTCATCTGCCTGCAG GGCGGGcggcagctggaggcagagcagtgtTACAAATACACCGTCAAG CTCGGCCTGCAGAACGACGCGCTGCTGCAGGAGATCCGCGAGGCCCAGCACCGCTTCGGCTTCGGCGACCCTTCGCTCTGA
- the CFAP70 gene encoding cilia- and flagella-associated protein 70 isoform X1: MSQPIPVQITVVSAQDLKTLKSSLLYTLVRVEYNGAVLGDSSKTHVLPDGTAEYDFSTSFEYSPDGPNSLDVLVQKPVLLTLLEVTSKDKKKPEKITPLAQAVVDLLPLLQGVHSLKVLAPLYAVPASPSAKLCPEATAGLEVIVSTKELLLSATQFSSGNLLSITVEAAYSVPEAFTADAQQNYMVCLQMPAAGEKELPLLFKNGILKADGEKEPFPRPKNWPVGPILAPDALNIPDSFIVGGPYEDEDGDLNRSEDKEFRTQAESSRRVVWDMETRCFLDADAVAVLQMCIAERRHWPVELCRMSSGGKGKTSKPDKKDEDKPIAFHGVAYVNMMHLLCPGVTQIRGAFRVFNYEDSEVFEKTRVQYSIFRDRRSQLSLGKGSLGTPPSSKAAPNKSQKEDSNAMQYSEAGTFLVMEIKLDRPLVPKRLREELVQRVKELIPPRPALAPQTEGAKKVVEDYHKRVTNVAVAILREYHELFGKQLLDQGVMDHETMEEQKRQLNYELNTSGKYFAFKEQLKYSVVKIVREKYLKTTAFETKEQLQAFLSELYVYLVDHMHMALNKLLSGEDVSPAPPPNTTRNQLLLFAREAEANKDLKLASLFYNQRIARDQRSIQAWLDYGAFCLQYEDATKAQECFQQAVCLDPQHVQSLLLCGIVCVKLQTYEEAEIFFEDACCLEPSSIIAWTLTGLFYELQNSYIQAERSFREAKKLLRAELEEERRILEAAEAEGKKPSSPSTQPEKIPDGSADKAPEVVEGGTPKEEATAVQEAPEAREPQPPPCTIFMKSVEFLMKFNAVRFVHKALAHELLSLQGGPTCAYYLALGWTYQLREDLPRWEECLREAVRIEPLNPNVWAQKGHLCYLQKDFEKAKDCYERVISFEEDAADMHFVYLRLGSIYLGEKEYARAKHIYLLACDNSASCLTWLGVGIACYRLEEMLEAEDALSEANALNNTNAEVWGYLALICLQGGRQLEAEQCYKYTVKLGLQNDALLQEIREAQHRFGFGDPSL; encoded by the exons aaaactCTCAAAAGCAGCTTGCTTTATACGTTGGTGCGTGTGGAGTACAACGGAGCAGTCCTGGGAGACTCCTCCAAGACTCATGTGCTGCCAGATGGGACAGCAGAGTACGACTTCAGCACCAGCTTTGAGTACAGCCCCGATGGGCCCAACTCCTTGGACGTCCTTGTGCAGAAACCAGTGCTCT TGACACTGCTAGAAGTGACAtcaaaggacaagaaaaaaccagagaaaatcaCTCCTCTTGCCCAAGCTGTGGTGGACCTTCTACCTCTGCTGCAAG GAGTGCATTCACTGAAGGTCTTAGCTCCTTTGTATGCAGTGCCTGCCTCCCCATCAGCGAAGCTTTGCCCTGAGGCCACG GCTGGCCTTGAAGTGATAGTGAGCACCAAAGAGCTCCTGCTGTCTGCCACCCAGTTCTCAAGTGGGAACCTCCTGAGCATCACTGTGGAGGCAGCTTATTCTGTCCCTGAAGCCTTTACTGCTGATGCCCAGCAAAACTACATGGTTTGCTTGCAAATGCCAGCAGCTGGTGAG AAAGAATTGCCATTGCTCTTCAAGAATGGCATCCTGAAGGCTGATGGTGAAAAAGAACCATTTCCCCGGCCCAAAAACTGGCCCGTTGGCCCCATCCTGGCCCCTGATGCTCTGAACATACCTGACTCCTTCATTGTTGGTGGGCCCtatgaggatgaggatggagacCTCAACAGAAGTGAG GACAAGGAATTCAGGACACAGGCCGAGAGCTCGAGGAGGGTCGTGTGGGACATGGAAACGCGCTGTTTCCTGGATGCTGATGCCGTGGCCGT CCTGCAGATGTGCATTGCCGAGCGCCGCCACTGGCCCgtggagctctgcaggatgTCCTCAGGTGGCAAGGGGAAAACCAGCAAACCTGACAAG AAAGATGAGGACAAGCCGATTGCCTTCCATGGTGTGGCATATGTCAACATGATGCatttgctgtgccctggggtgACGCAGATCCGAGGGGCCTTCCGTGTCTTCAACTACGAGGACAGCGAGGTGTTTGAGAAG ACCAGAGTTCAGTACAGTATTTTCCGGGATCGCAGGTCACAGCTCAGTCTGGGCAAGGGAAGCCTGGGGACCCCTCCttccagcaaagctgctcccaATAAGTCTCAGAAGGAAGATTCCAATGCCATG CAATACAGCGAGGCAGGAACGTTCCTGGTGATGGAGATAAAGCTGGACAGGCCCTTGGTCCCAAAGCGGCTGCGGGAGGAGCTGGTCCAGCG GGTCAAGGAGCTGATTCCTCCCCGCCCTGCGCTGGCCCCGCAGACAGAAGGAGCCAAGAAG GTGGTGGAAGATTATCACAAACGTGTCACCAATGTTGCTGTTGCCATCCTGAGGGAGTACCATGAGCtttttgggaagcagctgcttgACCAGGGAGTGATGGACCACGAAACCATGGAGGAACAGAAACGTCAGCTCAACTACGAGCTCAACACCTctgggaaatattttgcttttaaggaACAGCTTAAG TATTCTGTGGTGAAGATTGTGAGGGAGAAATACCTGAAGACCACAGCGTTTGAGaccaaggagcagctgcaggcgTTCCTCAGTGAGCTCTATGTGTACCTCGTGGACCACATGCACATGGCCCTGAACAAg CTCCTGTCTGGGGAAGATGTTTCTCCTGCCCCTCCACCCAACACGACCAGGAATCAGCTCTTGCTCTTTGCTCGTGAAGCTGAAGCCAACAAGGACCTCAAACTGGCCTCTCTGTTCTACAATCAG AGAATAGCTCGGGACCAGCGCAGCATCCAGGCCTGGCTGGACTATGGAGCCTTCTGCCTCCAGTATGAGGATGCCACCAAAGCCCAGGAATGCTTCCAGCAGGCCGTTTGTCTGGACCCCCAGCACGTCCAAAg cctgctgctctgtggcatTGTGTGTGTCAAGCTGCAAACCTATGAAGAGGCAGAGATTTTCTTTGAGGATGCCTGCTGCTTGGAGCCATCCAGCATCATAGCCTGGACCCTCACAG GTTTGTTTTATGAGCTGCAGAATAGTTACATTCAGGCAGAAAGGAGCTTCCGTGAGGCCAAGAAGCTCCTGCGAGCTGAGCttgaggaggagaggagaatccttgaggctgctgaggcagaagggaaaaagcccagttctcccagcacacagccag AGAAGATTCCAGATGGCTCAGCTGACAAAGCACCAGAGGTCGTGGAAGGTGGGACACCCAAGGAAGAGGCTACAGCAGTGCAGGAAGCCCCAGaag CTCGAGAACCTCAGCCACCTCCCTGCACAATCTTCATGAAGTCAGTGGAATTCCTGATGAAATTCAATGCTGTCCGG TTTGTTCACAAGGCACTGGCCCACGAGCTGCTGAGCCTTCAGGGAGGCCCCACCTGTGCCTACTACCTGGCCCTGGGCTGGACCTACCAGCTGCGGGAGGACCTGCCCAGATGGGAGGAGTGTCTGCGCGAGGCCGTGCGCATCGAGCCCTTG AATCCAAATGTCTGGGCTCAGAAAGGGCACCTGTGCTACCTGCAGAAGGACTTTGAGAAAGCAAAGGATTGCTACGAGCGAGTGATCAGCTTTGAGGAGGATGCTGCTGATATGCACTTTGTGTACCTGCGCCTGGGCTCCATCTACCTGGGCGAGAAAGAg TATGCCCGGGCCAAGCACATCTACCTGCTCGCCTGTGACAactctgcctcctgcctcaCCTGGCTGGGCGTGGGCATCGCTTGCTACAGG CTGGAAGAGATGCTGGAAGCAGAAGATGCTCTCTCTGAAGCCAATGCCCTAAATAACACCAACGCTGAAGTGTGGGGGTATCTCGCCCTCATCTGCCTGCAG GGCGGGcggcagctggaggcagagcagtgtTACAAATACACCGTCAAG CTCGGCCTGCAGAACGACGCGCTGCTGCAGGAGATCCGCGAGGCCCAGCACCGCTTCGGCTTCGGCGACCCTTCGCTCTGA
- the CFAP70 gene encoding cilia- and flagella-associated protein 70 isoform X2 → MSQPIPVQITVVSAQDLKTLKSSLLYTLVRVEYNGAVLGDSSKTHVLPDGTAEYDFSTSFEYSPDGPNSLDVLVQKPVLLTLLEVTSKDKKKPEKITPLAQAVVDLLPLLQGVHSLKVLAPLYAVPASPSAKLCPEATAGLEVIVSTKELLLSATQFSSGNLLSITVEAAYSVPEAFTADAQQNYMVCLQMPAAGEKELPLLFKNGILKADGEKEPFPRPKNWPVGPILAPDALNIPDSFIVGGPYEDEDGDLNRSEDKEFRTQAESSRRVVWDMETRCFLDADAVAVLQMCIAERRHWPVELCRMSSGGKGKTSKPDKKDEDKPIAFHGVAYVNMMHLLCPGVTQIRGAFRVFNYEDSEVFEKTRVQYSIFRDRRSQLSLGKGSLGTPPSSKAAPNKSQKEDSNAMQYSEAGTFLVMEIKLDRPLVPKRLREELVQRVKELIPPRPALAPQTEGAKKVVEDYHKRVTNVAVAILREYHELFGKQLLDQGVMDHETMEEQKRQLNYELNTSGKYFAFKEQLKYSVVKIVREKYLKTTAFETKEQLQAFLSELYVYLVDHMHMALNKLLSGEDVSPAPPPNTTRNQLLLFAREAEANKDLKLASLFYNQRIARDQRSIQAWLDYGAFCLQYEDATKAQECFQQAVCLDPQHVQSLLLCGIVCVKLQTYEEAEIFFEDACCLEPSSIIAWTLTGLFYELQNSYIQAERSFREAKKLLRAELEEERRILEAAEAEGKKPSSPSTQPEKIPDGSADKAPEVVEGGTPKEEATAVQEAPEAREPQPPPCTIFMKSVEFLMKFNAVRFVHKALAHELLSLQGGPTCAYYLALGWTYQLREDLPRWEECLREAVRIEPLNPNVWAQKGHLCYLQKDFEKAKDCYERVISFEEDAADMHFVYLRLGSIYLGEKELEEMLEAEDALSEANALNNTNAEVWGYLALICLQGGRQLEAEQCYKYTVKLGLQNDALLQEIREAQHRFGFGDPSL, encoded by the exons aaaactCTCAAAAGCAGCTTGCTTTATACGTTGGTGCGTGTGGAGTACAACGGAGCAGTCCTGGGAGACTCCTCCAAGACTCATGTGCTGCCAGATGGGACAGCAGAGTACGACTTCAGCACCAGCTTTGAGTACAGCCCCGATGGGCCCAACTCCTTGGACGTCCTTGTGCAGAAACCAGTGCTCT TGACACTGCTAGAAGTGACAtcaaaggacaagaaaaaaccagagaaaatcaCTCCTCTTGCCCAAGCTGTGGTGGACCTTCTACCTCTGCTGCAAG GAGTGCATTCACTGAAGGTCTTAGCTCCTTTGTATGCAGTGCCTGCCTCCCCATCAGCGAAGCTTTGCCCTGAGGCCACG GCTGGCCTTGAAGTGATAGTGAGCACCAAAGAGCTCCTGCTGTCTGCCACCCAGTTCTCAAGTGGGAACCTCCTGAGCATCACTGTGGAGGCAGCTTATTCTGTCCCTGAAGCCTTTACTGCTGATGCCCAGCAAAACTACATGGTTTGCTTGCAAATGCCAGCAGCTGGTGAG AAAGAATTGCCATTGCTCTTCAAGAATGGCATCCTGAAGGCTGATGGTGAAAAAGAACCATTTCCCCGGCCCAAAAACTGGCCCGTTGGCCCCATCCTGGCCCCTGATGCTCTGAACATACCTGACTCCTTCATTGTTGGTGGGCCCtatgaggatgaggatggagacCTCAACAGAAGTGAG GACAAGGAATTCAGGACACAGGCCGAGAGCTCGAGGAGGGTCGTGTGGGACATGGAAACGCGCTGTTTCCTGGATGCTGATGCCGTGGCCGT CCTGCAGATGTGCATTGCCGAGCGCCGCCACTGGCCCgtggagctctgcaggatgTCCTCAGGTGGCAAGGGGAAAACCAGCAAACCTGACAAG AAAGATGAGGACAAGCCGATTGCCTTCCATGGTGTGGCATATGTCAACATGATGCatttgctgtgccctggggtgACGCAGATCCGAGGGGCCTTCCGTGTCTTCAACTACGAGGACAGCGAGGTGTTTGAGAAG ACCAGAGTTCAGTACAGTATTTTCCGGGATCGCAGGTCACAGCTCAGTCTGGGCAAGGGAAGCCTGGGGACCCCTCCttccagcaaagctgctcccaATAAGTCTCAGAAGGAAGATTCCAATGCCATG CAATACAGCGAGGCAGGAACGTTCCTGGTGATGGAGATAAAGCTGGACAGGCCCTTGGTCCCAAAGCGGCTGCGGGAGGAGCTGGTCCAGCG GGTCAAGGAGCTGATTCCTCCCCGCCCTGCGCTGGCCCCGCAGACAGAAGGAGCCAAGAAG GTGGTGGAAGATTATCACAAACGTGTCACCAATGTTGCTGTTGCCATCCTGAGGGAGTACCATGAGCtttttgggaagcagctgcttgACCAGGGAGTGATGGACCACGAAACCATGGAGGAACAGAAACGTCAGCTCAACTACGAGCTCAACACCTctgggaaatattttgcttttaaggaACAGCTTAAG TATTCTGTGGTGAAGATTGTGAGGGAGAAATACCTGAAGACCACAGCGTTTGAGaccaaggagcagctgcaggcgTTCCTCAGTGAGCTCTATGTGTACCTCGTGGACCACATGCACATGGCCCTGAACAAg CTCCTGTCTGGGGAAGATGTTTCTCCTGCCCCTCCACCCAACACGACCAGGAATCAGCTCTTGCTCTTTGCTCGTGAAGCTGAAGCCAACAAGGACCTCAAACTGGCCTCTCTGTTCTACAATCAG AGAATAGCTCGGGACCAGCGCAGCATCCAGGCCTGGCTGGACTATGGAGCCTTCTGCCTCCAGTATGAGGATGCCACCAAAGCCCAGGAATGCTTCCAGCAGGCCGTTTGTCTGGACCCCCAGCACGTCCAAAg cctgctgctctgtggcatTGTGTGTGTCAAGCTGCAAACCTATGAAGAGGCAGAGATTTTCTTTGAGGATGCCTGCTGCTTGGAGCCATCCAGCATCATAGCCTGGACCCTCACAG GTTTGTTTTATGAGCTGCAGAATAGTTACATTCAGGCAGAAAGGAGCTTCCGTGAGGCCAAGAAGCTCCTGCGAGCTGAGCttgaggaggagaggagaatccttgaggctgctgaggcagaagggaaaaagcccagttctcccagcacacagccag AGAAGATTCCAGATGGCTCAGCTGACAAAGCACCAGAGGTCGTGGAAGGTGGGACACCCAAGGAAGAGGCTACAGCAGTGCAGGAAGCCCCAGaag CTCGAGAACCTCAGCCACCTCCCTGCACAATCTTCATGAAGTCAGTGGAATTCCTGATGAAATTCAATGCTGTCCGG TTTGTTCACAAGGCACTGGCCCACGAGCTGCTGAGCCTTCAGGGAGGCCCCACCTGTGCCTACTACCTGGCCCTGGGCTGGACCTACCAGCTGCGGGAGGACCTGCCCAGATGGGAGGAGTGTCTGCGCGAGGCCGTGCGCATCGAGCCCTTG AATCCAAATGTCTGGGCTCAGAAAGGGCACCTGTGCTACCTGCAGAAGGACTTTGAGAAAGCAAAGGATTGCTACGAGCGAGTGATCAGCTTTGAGGAGGATGCTGCTGATATGCACTTTGTGTACCTGCGCCTGGGCTCCATCTACCTGGGCGAGAAAGAg CTGGAAGAGATGCTGGAAGCAGAAGATGCTCTCTCTGAAGCCAATGCCCTAAATAACACCAACGCTGAAGTGTGGGGGTATCTCGCCCTCATCTGCCTGCAG GGCGGGcggcagctggaggcagagcagtgtTACAAATACACCGTCAAG CTCGGCCTGCAGAACGACGCGCTGCTGCAGGAGATCCGCGAGGCCCAGCACCGCTTCGGCTTCGGCGACCCTTCGCTCTGA